The genomic interval TGGAGGTAAAGCTGGTTGGCAATGGGCTTTTATCGTCAATGTGAGTCACCAAAACCCTTCTCATGCGcttcttgaagatcttAGCTGATCGAGATCGTCAATTGACTGTAGGGGGTCTGTACAATCGCTATCGCCTTAGCTGCATTCTTCGTCTTACCTGGATATGTAAATCTCTCATCCATATTAAACAGCTCCCCAACCAAGCTAAATTCATGCGTGTTGATCATAGCCTGAGAGACCGAATCCTCTCGCAGGATGGtatatgaaagaaaaacaCATTGGTACGCAGCTCTTCCGATAGAAACCCCTTTACGCGATACGACTGATATGGATTCAGCCATCGCACTTCGAAGAAATGCCAGAGTCAATAGATCAGGCCAAAGACCAATAACTGTCAAAAGCTTTTTAAACGTATTCAGAAATTGGAAAGTATGGGCATTCGGTCGTAAGTTGTCATTCTAGGTGTTGAACCCATGGTCGGGGATTGATCAAAAATTGGTTTTGAATCGCAGTTGCCTGGGTATTAGGAGGATGTACTACTCCATCAGGGTTCTTCAATTTATGGTTAAAGAGTTTGAAATTGCCAAATGGGAAAGCGAGATAGTGAATTCATACAATCCAGAAAAAtcgattgatttttctcCCTGACATTATGACTTTTCTGTTAGCTCGGTGGCccaattgaattaccttCCTATTGCAGGTCAAGCAATTTCACTTGGTCTTCAAGTTATTTTCAGTAGTATAAGTGATTATACTGGGAATCGAATCGGATTTTTACTACTTCACTTTGTGAATTatctctctttcttttcttctaaaaATTTTCCaactaatttttcaattcttcaatagGCGCTCAATTTCACTTCTGAAATTATCTTGATCATTAGACCGAGCAATTATCATACTTATATGGCAGGTTggtatttgaattattgtGGATTGTAAgtatcttttccttcttccagTCTTAGGCAAGATAAGCAGATAATTGACAAAAAGTTAAATTAAGTGCCGCAATGTTAATTATTTGTGGATGGGCATCTACTGTACTTGCCGATCAACCTGAAGCACGTACCGTTTTATTCGCTTCTGGTACTTTATTAGCCTACAtattatcagcttttgtACCATTAGCTGCATTTCCAGCGTCAGAAGCTCCAAATTGGAGAATCGGAGCTAAGCTTTATCTTGGATTTTGTTTAGTGGGATTAGCACTTTATCTGATTATCTACTTTGGGCTGCAATATGAGAACAAAcggaaaatcaaaaagtcTCAGGAAGGTAAAAGACAAGTAGCATGATCGGAAGAATCAGGCCGCAGATAATTACCTCTTGTAATTCAAATTCGACTTTTTGAACGGAGTTGCAGAAAACATGAATAAGATCTTTTTGATATTCTATGCCTGTCTGAAAGCTGCTCGACTGACGATGGAGCTTACGTGAGGTGCAGTACATACCAAGCGGTCGGATCTTTTCGGTAGGCTTGGTAATTATCAAAGATGCGGACCAATGTCAATATGAATGATTGTTCATGAAGATATCTCGAGAGCTACACGACAGTATATGAGAAAGTAAATTTAGCATTTTTTGATCGTGTATTGAATTATTGCTGAACCATAACGGTTAAGTTGATGGCGCCAGGTGGTTGATTGCTTAGGCAATTTTTCCACTTGCATCTTAACGACTTGTCTCTAAGGGCGCGCGATCAATCCTTTTCCTCATCAACTCATCTCATTAATAGAGTCGTCCCACGGACCCACTCGTGAACATCAAGCTTCAAATCCCATTCCTTTGATGATTCACTTTCCACTGTAGTGAAGCACAGACGAAGATCAAAGGGGTCAGAAAGTGATGACCCGATCACATGATAGTCGTGGCTAAGTTCTTTCGAGCTGATTCGATGACGAAAACAACTGATTATCCTAATATTTGCATCCGACATGTAACCCTACTGTTTTCCCTTCTACTGGTGTCCCGAGATCGACCTAGCAGCATATGGTTCAGAGATATATGACTTTTCCTCAGAAGTAAGCTTAACATCAAGAGCACCTATCAAATCTTCGTCAGCTCGaaattatatatttattTACGAATTGATAGAAAATCTCACCAATTAGATCctttaatttatcaatagaAGTAGTTCCAATAATAGGAGCAgtaataaaatcattacTTATTGACCAAGCTAAAGCAACTTGAGCCATACTAATACCTCTTTTTTTAgatatttcttcaattctttcattaatttcttttcttgattcATCCGGTTTATCATGTCCACGAGATTTATAATTTGTATCACTTTTAACTCTTACAGTTTCTTCAGAATTCCAAGGTCTTGTTAAAAATCCTCTATGAAGTGGACTCCAAGGTATAACTCCAACTCCTAATAATTGAGTTAAAGGCatcatttctctttcttcttctctataTGATGCATTATGAAAATTTTGCATAGAAATAAAAGGTGTTAATTTATTGTTAATTGCATAGTCTAATTAACTTATCAGCCAATAAACAACCTGTTAGTACAAGATTATGATGACTCACTTTGCATAGCATGGAATTGATATGCGTAACAACTGCTCATACCAACATGTCGAACCCATCCTTTCTGAACGACGTCGTGTAAAGCTTGCATCTGATTAATGATTAATGTCAGCGGATTCAACTCATAACAAAAATGAGCTCACTGTCTCCTCGATGGGTGTTTCATAATCGAATCTGTGAGGTCACTTTTGTCAGTCAAAGTGTACTGGTTCATATGTACACTGCATTAGACTCACCGATGAAGTTgtaaaagatcaatataTTCCAAATCCAATCTCTTTAAAGATGCTTGAACGGCTTCGAAGATGTGCTATAACCGAGTCATCATATTAAATTCAGCACATACCCGTTGGTGAACAGCTTGATCTGACAAACCTTTCGACTTGAACCTCTGCCATTGGGTGCCACCTTATCGCCCGATCCAGGTCTGATGACTGGGTTGAAGAGCTAAAACACCAATAACAGGTGAGTCATCCTATGATCGAAGAGGCCAGATATGAAGCAGAATCCAAAGGTGAAATCTCGAAAAAATATGCTCACTTTAGTAAGGATAACTACACTTTCTCTTGGAGCCTATAAAAGATATACCAAcattaatgaaaattcatgACAATGTAATTGTATTTCTAACTTACTCCAATAGCTTTTAATGCTTTTCCAAGTACTTCTTCAGAAACACCACCAGAATAAACATCGGCAGTACTTTATCAACAACATTAATATAACCTCTTATCAAGAACCTTAAACAAAACTCATAGCAAAAAGTaataactttttttttttttttttaagaaaaaaagaaaacttTGACTAACTCAAAAGTATTAATACCATTTTCATAAGCGAATTTAATATGTTCAATACTTTgtttttcatctaatacCCATTCTTGCCATCTAcataaaaaaaatgatatttagctttattaCTTCTTACTTATAAGTTGAGGGATAATTTACTCAGGTGTACCATATGACATACATCCTCTATATATGTAATCTTAAGATTATTCAAATATTCCATATTTCCAATATACATCAAATTACTTACAAGATTAACTTGGAAACTTTAAGACCGGATTTACCAAGTCGAACTATCAAATTAAACTTTTAACCTTACTCTAATTTAAAGATGTTTTGACAACTTTGACTCACCATACGGAATTTCAGTTTTCTTTTCAGTAGACATTTTCCTCACTtatttgatggtgatggtTAATATGAAGGCAAAAGACAGacaaatcaagaaaagatTGTTATAAGTAGATATACCATCTATTTATAATCTTCATGCGATCGAAAGACCGGTCAAATGCGGGCCGTAGATTATCTCAAAGCACGtgattaatcaaaataatcgGTCATCGCCacattcatcattcatcgtcctccaccaccaacaTCTCTCTTAATCCTCTGTCTTCGCAAAGTAATTTAAAGTGTAAATGAAAGGGAGACgagaagaaaaacaaaagtcAAAGCGAGAACAATCAATATGCAATAGATTCATTCGTTTTTGGTTGGTTTGTTATTGATCAGGCCgtattgaatgaatgaCAATGCCATAGATACACCTGATCCTTCCTCTACACCATCTTTTCCGATAGCATTCTTGATtaacttcaccttcacaTTCTCCACTCCGAGATCAGCTTTTCCTCCCGATAATAATTTTGGTATCCACGCTCAGGATTCCTCCACCCGTTGTATACATCCATCCACCTAATTATATGCATTCACAAAACCTCTTTCACTGAAAACCAGTAAATTCGGATTTGGACTATCAGAGACTAGCGGTAAGGTGATTAGAAGACTGTAAGATAATCAAATTGGCATTAGCTACTACATTGAGTTACACAGATTCCAAGTCAATAAGGACTCACGTAAATCACCCAAACCAGCTGCATCGAGACCAGAGTTCTCCTTAACACCTAATTCAAAGTATCCGTAGATGATAGTAGTGGCCATCAAGATACCAGTACCGGATCCAAGAGCACCCATCATATCAGCTAAGACAGAAAGTAAACCTAAAGTAGCTCCACCGAAAGCGGCAGCGGTAGGGATAACACGTTTAAGTTCCTTATAGATTGATGCTTCTCTGTGACCAGCAAGAGTcatattttgatcttttagTTGTTTAGCTACATCCCTAGGTCCTGAACCTGAAACTTCAATCCAAGTCTTTGAGAAGATAGCACATGCAGTGACAATGAATGCGATGTAAACTACGGTGTGGAAAGGATCTTGAATAGCCTTGGTGAGAGAGTGAGGAGCGGACATGTAATAGGCGATACCTGACACAGCAGATAATTGGGATGGTACTTCCTCCATTGGCTACGGATCGACAACAATAATCAGCTcacaataataataagaagaagaagaaacgatCACACTCACCTCCCAAACACCTAAAAGTCTAACAAGGAAATTGTTAGGGAATCTAGAGGATAACATTTGACTGATCAAGAAAACGTTCGAGGTTAAAGCTGATTCAAGCATAATAGGCATGTTGGAAGTGTAAAACAATTTGACGGGGTAAGAACCTCTTTGACCTCTCATctttgaagatttaattggGATCTCAATTCTGAAACCTTGCAAGTAAATTACCAAAGCGAAGACCACAACGGTAGCTAAAAGGTTCATGATGTTTGGTAATCTTTCTCTATAGAACGCTTCTTTGAGAGCTCGAGTTTTGTCGTTCCATGTGAAGAGTAAATGGAATAGAGCGATGATTGCACCTTCGAATTCTGGTCCTCTACCTGTGTTGACGGTGTTGGGGGAGAAAGCTTTCCAAACGATTGATTCGCAAATGTTGGTAGCGATGAATAAAGAAATACCAGATCCAAGACCGTATCCTTTGGTGAGGAGTTCATCGAGAAGAATGACAATCAAGGAGGCAGAGACAAGTTGAAGGATTAAAAGGAGACAAACACCTGGACCTAAAGATGAGGGGGATCCGTAAAGACCGGTAAGAACGTAAACAGTTGCTTGACCGAGAGCGATGATCATGGCGAATACTAGAAACAAGAGCAGATGTCAGCTTGAGCTGAAATATGATGAGGGTAGCGATGCTCTTGTGTCATATAGCGCAATGGGACCCAACTCACACTTTTGAGCAGCTCCGAAAAGAGCTCTATCATCCTTAAGACTGAAATCGACGTCGATTAATTGGGCTCCAGCTAGAAGTTGCATGATCATACCAGAGGTAACGATCGGTGTGATACCCAATTCCATCAATGTACCTCTGTTTGAAGCCAAGATAGCTCTAAGCCAATAAAGAGGATCTGAACTGTCTGAAGACATGATACCGTATAATGGGACTTGAGAGCATACCAAGAAGATTAAAAGGGTGGTTGCTGTCCATAAAACTTTATGGTTGAATACGACCTATGAGGATGGGTAACTGTCAGCCCTTCTTGGACGTCCGTTCGGATTGAGTCAAAAGATATATTAATAGatgaactcaccttcttttctgGAGCAGTGACCTCTGGGAGGATGCTCACGAAAGGTCGGACGAGCTCAAGGAATCGGACTATCCCAAAAGTCAGATATGAGTTCCCGAACGAGCACATTTACAATAGAGAGCAAACACTTACAACCCATTGCGCGTGAGTTACCAGGTGAGGGGGAGCCGAGCCGAAAAGACAGACGAGAAGTGAGGATTGGTTTTGATATATGGATATGGAGGTAGATGAATCAAGGTGATAGAAGGAGGTAGAAGATGTTATATGAAGTGTATGGTGTATGGTGTTGTCAGGGTGGTAAGGGAGTGGTGAAAGTGGTGTCGTGGCACTAAACATGGAATTTAATGCCGCATTTGGTTGGTTCAATAAATCCAAGTTACGTAACTTATGCTAGTATCGGGGGCTCCACTATTCCCGATTGAAAAGTTAAAATAAAGTAAAGCcaaaagataattcagaAATTCATACAAGCTTTCATCAAGATTGAACTCTTCTCCCCCATTCAAGTCAACAATATAAGTGGAAGTAGATCAGATACAATGTCTGAAATACAGCAAACTGCATCAACAGATCCACAAATCACAGCTCGACCTGAGACTTCTCTCTCAGCTAGACCAATACCAGCAGGGACCGCACCCATCAAAGCTGAGTAAGTTTAGTTTCCGTCTTTACAATGAGTTTTGCCTGTACTGAATCTGATGACAATTAATTCAGATATCTGATACATCAAACACCAACTGTGGATGgagcttcatcatcagccCTTAATGACATAGGAGATGATGACGCTGCAGAAGGTGTAACAGGTGGAGATTCAAGGGATAATAAACGACGTAAACCAAATAACaataagaaagaaagaaaaggtgCAAATAAAGGAAGACATTTCCCAGTAATAAGAGAAATTAATATAAAAATATGTAAATCATGGGAAATAAATGGAATTTGTGAAAAAGGAGATAATTGTAAATTCAATCATAGTTGGGATGgttattttgaaattaaaccTTCAGATGTTTATTTAAatccttcatcaattttatcttcaaatcctcCTCATATCAATGAAATAATCGAATTTGGATccgaagatgaattaatagggaaaaaaattaatcTGAAAACTACTTGTCCTGTTTTAAAGGATTTAGGATATTGTCCATATGGATGGAGATGTAGATTTTTAGGTAATCATATTAAACGAATTTccgaaaatgaaattgaagattcaaataatcaagaacaaaatgaaaatgttaattcatcttcaacatctagAAAACTTGGTAAATGGGaacttttgaatttttcatctaatgataatgaaataaaaggaaaatgGAAAGGAGGAGAAACGAATTGGATAGAATGGGAAACAACGAATAAATTAAAACGAaatgaagtgagttgaagTGTAGCTTGTAgattttattgataatGTGAATTAACAATCCACGCGTACATTGAATAGTATGAATTCCCATTTTCAAAAGCATATTTATCAGTAGTTGAACCTGACAAACCATTcactttatcaaattcgaaaCCGAAATTCTCCAAATCTCATAAACGtaaacaagatgaagaatcagcTATGAACGtttctgaagaagctgcaTTCAATGAGGAAAGTGCTTTCAATGAAATTCAGAACGgaacagaagaagatgcgTTGAATGCAGCTcaggaagagaagaaaggttTGGTTGTAGGTGAGAGTGAAGCTATGGATGTTCCTCTTCGACctgaagagaaaaagaggTTGAATTGGGAAGGTGGAAGGTATTTGGCTCCATTGACTACTGTTGGGAATTTGGTAAGCTAAACTTTGCCCATCATTGGTACGAGTGTCCGGCTGATTCAGTATCTTGCTCAAATATAGCCCTTCCGACGACTCTGTGTTGATTATGGAGCGACTATAACTATTTCCGAGATGGCATTGGCTCAACCTCTCGTTTCAGGGCATAACGAAGAATGGGCATTATGTAGAAGGCATGAAAGCGAAAAAATGTTTGGAATTCAATTAGCAGGGGGTTATGCGAATAGAATGGTACCTGCTGCTGAATTGATTAGGAAAGAACTTCACGGTGGAGTAGATTTCGTGGATATTAATATGGTAAGTTCCCATATCAAAAGCTCTCATAAGGTATTTGTGAATTTACAAGCTTGTCTCTTCATAGGGATGTCCGATCGATCTGGTATTCAACCAGGGTGCTGGTAGTGCATGTAAGTCATGTTGAATTGATACCTAGGGAATCGCAATTGATGCGAGGAAATGCAGTGATGGAGGCACCGGGACGACTGGCCAAGATATTAGTGGGAATGAACCGAGCCTTGGGAGATAGTAAGTGATGATTCCAGCTTCTACCGAAATCGCTGTGTTACGGTTTACTTACTGGCTTTGGTCTTTCAGTCCCGTTGACAGTCAAATTCGTGAGTCAGACGTCGATCGAAAATCCTTTCAAGCTAACGCTTTGGATAACCTTAGCGAACCGGTATCTCGAACAACAAACCTAATGCACATAAATTAATACCTAAATTCGCTACTCAATGGGGAGCAGGCGCACTTACTGTAGGTTTTCTCAAAGACCTCTGATCACCATGCCATTGTTCAACGATGAGTGAGTCATAAGCTCACAAGGTATATTCGTAGATCCACGGTAGATCACGTACCCAACGATATAGTAAATTAGCAGATTGGGAATACATAAAAACATGTGCGGATACTTTAAGAGAGTCATTATCAGATGCGAATTTGCCATCTGTACCCATTTTCGGTAATGGTGATTGTTATTCTGCTCAAGGATATtatgaagaaatggaaaaatcaGGTGTAGATGGAGTTATGGTTGCTAGGGGTGCTTTAATTAAACCTTGGATATTTACTGAgatcaaagaaagaagggaaTGGGATATTTCATCGACAGAAAGATTAGAAGGTAtaagaaaggtaaattgaTTCCTAAGTTTGTATAAAAACTTGAGAAATGTAGTTTTGCTGAATAGATTTTTTCTGATTAGTATGCTGAGTTTGGATTATCTCATTGGGGGTCTGATACACAAGGAATAAatacaacaagaagattttTATGTGAAGctttatcttttcaatGTAGATATATACCAATAGGATTATTAGAAAGATTACCTggaaaattaaatgaaagaCCTCCAGCATATAAAGGTagaaatgaattagaaacTTTACTTAGTAGTccattttcaaatgattgggtaaaaatttcagaaatgtttttaggtaaagttgatgattcatttaattttatacCTAAACATAAGAGTAATGCGTATGGTAATGAGGAAGCTCAGGGGTGATGCGATTGCTTGATGAATCTCGCTTGATGAATGTCAATTTACTATTGAATCTACACATATATGccaataataatatatgTATCTTCATAAAATATGCACTAATGGCGTGATTAATGAATAATGTATGGATGATGTTTTATCACCCTATATCCGTTATCGGTTAAATCCGAACAATAcataatgatgattatcATATTACCATTATGATTGCACCATAtctctttatctttttatATGTATTATTTTATATCTTGTTACAAATCTTACTTGATTTTCCTTCATAAGTAAAGTTTCTCAAAACCAAATAATActtattcatttttattaaGAACttataattctttaaatttcagaaattaattaatcatCATTGTTTTCTTattaaaagattgaaaCGAAAATGATGGCTccagaattatcaaatttaataattacTTCACcactttcaattgaaaaattagcaCAAGTTAAAAAACATTTTAAATCTGTTCATCATTTTCCACCTGgaattaatgaaaaagtttcaaaagaattagcAAATAATGTAGATGTTTGGTATTCAAATTATACAGGAATTCCAACTTATTtagaatttaaagatttacctaatttaaaattagTTCAATTAACTAGTGgtatgttttttttttcaatctttttttttttttgaaaacaaaatacctgatataattttttttaattgagATAGCTGGTGCAAATGTTGCTTTAAATTCACCTGCTTTACGTTcagaagaagctagaaaacaaattacaatttcttCTGCATCTGGTATTCATTCTTTAAGTATTCCACAATGGATAATATCTCAAATTATCAGTTGTAAGTTATTtacaatatatatatatatatatatatattataattCTAAAATCAATGACCGCAATTACAATTGAGAGAAACGGAAAAAAACACAAGGCTAATAATTGTCCTTCTTTATTCAAGtataccttcatctttatttaCAAACTTATAATGCAAGGGTGAGTTACATTACCCTCTAAATCTTACTTGTCTCTCAATTTTACTATTAATTTATCCTTACAGACAATATATCTAACATTCTTGAATTCCCCTTAGCACACTCAAAAATGGAATAGAGAAATTCCTCAActtccaccacctcctccaggAGATTTTGGTAATTCTGGAAGATCTTTATATGGTAAAACAGCAGGTTTATTAGGTTATGGTCATATTGCAAGAGAAACAGCAAGATTACTTAAAGCATTTAACGTTAATGTTATTGCAGCTAATTCAACTGGTACAAAAAGGAAGGATGATGGTTATATTATACCTGGAAcaggtgatgaagaaggtgagcaAGATTCTTATCCACTGAGATTTGCATTCGTTGAAGACAAACAAAACAATCATATCTGGGTTATTCAAATGCTTGTGATATTTGATGCTGATTTTAGTTCAAACTTGTTGTCAGGTATTATCCCATCTGCTTATTATTCTACCAATGATCCTGAATCGTTCAAAGCTTTCTTAAGTAAATCAGATATATTGATAGCAAGTTTGCCTTCTACACCGCAAACcaaagatttattaaagGATGAGCACTTTGGTAAGTATTCTCATAGGCTTAATCCCGTTCTTACTATGTTAGCTGATGACTTCCTCTTAGATGctttacctaaagatgCGATATT from Kwoniella pini CBS 10737 chromosome 4, complete sequence carries:
- a CDS encoding protein transporter SEC61 subunit alpha, with amino-acid sequence MGFRFLELVRPFVSILPEVTAPEKKVVFNHKVLWTATTLLIFLVCSQVPLYGIMSSDSSDPLYWLRAILASNRGTLMELGITPIVTSGMIMQLLAGAQLIDVDFSLKDDRALFGAAQKLFAMIIALGQATVYVLTGLYGSPSSLGPGVCLLLILQLVSASLIVILLDELLTKGYGLGSGISLFIATNICESIVWKAFSPNTVNTGRGPEFEGAIIALFHLLFTWNDKTRALKEAFYRERLPNIMNLLATVVVFALVIYLQGFRIEIPIKSSKMRGQRGSYPVKLFYTSNMPIMLESALTSNVFLISQMLSSRFPNNFLVRLLGVWEPMEEVPSQLSAVSGIAYYMSAPHSLTKAIQDPFHTVVYIAFIVTACAIFSKTWIEVSGSGPRDVAKQLKDQNMTLAGHREASIYKELKRVIPTAAAFGGATLGLLSVLADMMGALGSGTGILMATTIIYGYFELGVKENSGLDAAGLGDLRESLLTWNLCNSM